The Erythrobacter sp. genome segment AGCGACTGGGACAGCAGCGCCTGGAATGGATCGACCGGAGCAACCTCTTCCACCAGCACGCCATCCAGATCGAGCAGCAGCGCGCCATCGCGCACCACGCCCGGATTGGGCCGCGCGCTCAAGGCCGCGAACAGTAGGCCAAAGAACAGCAGCAGGAACAGCAGCGCCAATCCATCCTTGATCCCGACCAGCAGCCGCCAGACCTTGCGTGCGAAACTCATACTTTTGCCCCGATTGAACCAGTTGTGCGGTCCGATGTAGGCACGGGGCCGCGCCAGTGCCAGCACTAACCGCTTGAGCCGCCGATACCTCTCGACTAGGGACTTTGCTTTAATGACATCGCCGCTCCCCAATCCGCCAAGCTCCCGCTTTCCTGCGGGTGGCCGTGCTTTCCCGCATCGCAACCTGATCGCCATCGGCCCGCTGGAGCGGCACGAGATCCTCTACCTGCTGGCGGAGGCCGAACAATATGTCGCGTTCAACCGCCAGACGAGCAAGCATTCGGAGAAGCTGGCGGGCCTCACGATCATCAATGCCTTCTTCGAGAACTCCACCCGCACGCTGCTGAGTTTCGAGATTGCGGGTAAGCGGCTGGGTGCCGACGTGGTCAACATGCACGCGGCGCAATCGTCTGTGAAGAAAGGCGAAACGCTGATCGACACAGCGATGACGCTGAACGCGATGCGCGCCGATGCCATCGTGATCCGGCATGGATCGAGCGGGGCGGTGGGGCTGATCGCGGGCAAGGTCGATTGCCCGGTGCTCAATGCCGGGGACGGCCAGCACGAACACCCGACGCAGGCACTGCTCGATGCGCTGACCCTGCGGATGAAGCTGCGCGAACGCGGACACGATGCCGAGGATTTCACCGGGCTGGTAGTGACGATCTGCGGCGACGTGCTGCACAGCCGGGTCGCGCGATCGAACATACTGTGCTTGCAAGCCCTTGGCGCGACAGTGCGGGTCTGCGCCCCGCCCTCGCTGATGCCGCAGGGGGTCGAGCGAATGGGGGTGGAAGCGCATCACCGGTTCGACGATGCGCTGGCGGGCGCGGATGTGGTGATGATGTTGCGGTTGCAGAACGAGCGGATGGACGGGCAGTTCATTCCCTCCCCGCGCGAATATCGCCACCTTTACGGGCTGACCAGGGAACGGCTGGCACTGGCCGCGCCCGATGCTTTTGTAATGCACCCCGGCCCGATGAACCGAGGGGTGGAAATCGACAGCGACGTGGCTGATCTTCCGGGCCGCTCGATCATCACCGCGCAGGTGGAAATGGGTGTTGCGATCCGGATGGCCTGCCTCGACGTGCTGACGCGCAAGGCGCGCGGTGTGCCGGGTTGGGGAGAGGGAGAATGGGCATGAAGCAGCTGCGCCCGCTCACGATCACCAATGGCCGGGTCGTCACGCCTTCGGGCGTCGTCGAAGGGGCGGTGCGCTGCGAAGGCGGGCTGATCGTTTCGCTTGGCGATGGCGGCTGGTACGATGGCGACGAAGTGATTGATGCAAAGGGCAAGATCGTCGCCCCCGGTCTCGTCGATCTTGGTGTGTTCGCCATCGACAAGCCCGCGTTCCATTTCGGCGGGATCACCCGCGCCGCCTTGATGCCCGACCAGTCGCCGCCGCTCGATCATCCGGCGCGGGTGCGTTTTGCGGCGCAGAGCGGCAAGCCCGATTTCTGGGTCCACCCGCTCGCCGCCGCGACGCCGGGGCTGGCGGGGGCGCACCTCGCCGAAATCGCGCTGATGCGCGATGCCGGTGCCAGGGCGGTGGCAACCGGGCGGTGCTGGATCGGGGACAGCGGCGTGATGCTGCGGCTGCTGCAATATGCGGCGATGCTGGACATGGTGGTGGTCACTCACTCCGAGGACGCCGGGCTGGCGGGGCACGCCGTTGCTACGGCAGGCGAGATGGCAACCCGGCTGGGCCTGCCGAGCGCCCCGATCGAGGCCGAGACGTTGGCCGTGGCGCGCGATATTGCCCTGGCCGAAGCGAGCGGCGCGCGGCTGCATCTGCGGCAGGTGACAACGCGCGGCGGGCTGGCGCTGGTGCGCAGCGCAAAGGCGCGCGGCGTGGCGGTGACGGCGGGTGTTACTCCGGCGCATTTCATGCTCTCCGATCTGGCGCTGGCGGACTTCCGCACTTTTGCCCGCCTTTCGCCGCCGCTGCGTTGCGAGGATGACAGGCAGGCGGTGATCGAAGCCATTGCTGACGGGACGATAGACGTGATCGCCAGCGGCCACGATCCGCGCGGGCCGGAGGACAAGAACCTCCCCTTCGCCGATGCCGCGCCGGGAATGGCCGGGGCCGAAACCCTGCTGGCAATGACGCTGACGCTGGTGCGCGACGAAGTGATCGAACTGCCGCGCATGTTCGACTTGCTCGCGCACAACCCGGCGCGCCTGCTGGGCGTGAACGCGGGCGCGCTGGCGGAGGGCATGGAAGCAGACATCGCGATCATCGATCCTGAAGCACCTTGGGTGGTGGATTCGCGGCGGATGGAAGCGCAAGCGGGGAATACACCGTTTGACGGGCAACCGACGCAGGGCCGGGTCAGGGGACTGTTCAAGGGAGGCGTTCGTGTTGGCAAATAGTTTTGCGGGCAAGACCGTGCTGGTGACGGGCGCGGCATCCGGGATCGGTGCGGCCTGCGCGCGGGCGCTGGCCGCTGCGGGGGCGGCGAAGCTGGTCCTCGTCGATCTGAATGTCGACGCCTTGGCTGCGCTCGATCTGCCCTGCGAAGTAGCAATGCAAGCGGGCGATGTGGCAGACGAGGCGCTGTGGGACCGGATCGAGGCAAGCGAAAGCGTGCTCCACGCCGCTGTGCTCAACGCCGGTATATCGGGCGAGGCAGCTCCGGTTGTGAAAATGGCATTTGCCGACTGGCGCAAGGTTATGAGCGTCAATCTCGACGGCGCTTTCCTCTCGCTGCGCACAGCTATGCGGCTGGCGGGGGAAGGCAGCGCGATTGTGCTCACCGCCTCGGTCACCGCGCTAAAGGCGGAGAAGGGTATCGCCGCCTATGCCGCGTCCAAGGCCGCAGTGATGCAATTGACCAAGGTGGCGGCGAAGGAAGGGGTTTCGCGCGGTATCCGCGTCAACGCCATCGCTCCGGGCGGGGTGGACACCGCGATCTGGGACGGGGTGCCGTTCTTCGACGATCTGGTAGCGCAGCATCAGGGCGATCGTGCGGCCGCGATTGCGGCAATGGCGGCGCAGGCGACCCCGCTGGGCCGCTTTGCCTCGGCTGATGAGGTCGCCGCGCAGGTGCTGTTCCTGCTCTCCGATGCCGCTGCCACGATCACCGGAACGACACTGGTGAGCGACGGCGGGTTCAGCCTTTAGGCTCTAGGGGCACAAATTCATGACTGGTTTTGCGAGTTGCGCTGACCCGCTCCAGCCAGGGTTGTCCCCAGATTGCAAAGGCAAGCGCACCCAGCACCGTTGCTACGCGCAGAACATTGCCGATTGCGCTTCCTATCGCATTGTCACCCAGGTCGAACAGATTCCACAGGCTGTTTATTCCGACATGCATGACAACCGCGGGCCAGAGATTATTGCCGAAGCGGACGTACAGCCAGGCAAAGAATAGCCCACCGACGGCGGTAATGGCGACCACGCTGGCTATCTCGACCAGGCCCTCACCCTGCGACAGGTGGATCAACCCGAACAGGATTGCCGGGGAGAGGGCCGCTGGCCAGAACCGCCAACCTGCCAACAGCATCAGTCCTCCGGCTGCGAGTCCGCGATAGGTGACTTCCTCGGCAAAGGGGGCAATCAGGCCCAGAAACAGTAGCGAGGAGGGACTTTCTTCGTCTGATAGCCGACCCAACACCAATCCTGAGAGGACCAGTGGAACAAACAGGCAGAGTCCCATCAGCAGTGCCGGACGAGCCGGCTGACCAAGGCCGGTCGCCGTCCATTGCCGCGCAAACGAGACTCCGCCCAGCATTCGCAGCAGCAGGACCATCAAAGCGATGTCGAAGAGGTAGGAAATCCCGCTTCGCAAGTAAGCGATCGAGTCCAGTGACTGGGGTAGCGGAACAAGCTTCGCGAGGTCCGCAGTAAATTGCGTAACTGCCAGACCAGCGAAAGTGGCCAGTACGATCCGCCAATGGGCGCGCAAATCCTGATCCTCCACTAGGTGTGTTGCTGCACTATAGCAGTGGACCTGGCTTGGGCAAGGTGGTCCAATCGCGGGTAGGCAGGGTATGGCCCATGGGTAGCGCTGGCGATCTGCGCAAAGGGCAGCCACCAGAACGAAAAACCCCTCCCGGTGAGGGGAGGGGTTCCGGGGTGGTATACTTCAGGAGAAGGTGACTAGCGGCGGGCCATCCGCACGCCGGTGTCGATGGCACCAGGCAGCGGGCTGTTGGCGGCCCAGCTGATGCAGCCGTCCGCGCTGGAGGACTGCACCCGGCTGCACATGTCGCGGCTGCCGTTGCGGTCGAAACCACCTGCCGAAACGCGCCAGTAATTGCGACCGTTCACCACGGCCTGGGTGATGACCAGTTCACGGTCTGCCAGTTCGGCATGGCGCGACTGGTAAATGCCCCAGGCGCGGCGGGCGCTGGCCTCGCTGGAGAAGCTGCCCAGTTGCACCAGATGAGAGGAGCCGCTCGCCGGGGCTGCCGCGAGGACCGGGCGAGCAATCGCCGGGGTGGCCGCAGTGACAGTGCCGCGCGGGGCGGAAGCAGCAGAAGCGCGAGGTGCTGCAGGAGCCGCAGCGGCAGGCTGCAGCGCCGATGCGGGCTGGGCTGCCGGAACACTGACCATCCGCAGCGTTTCGGTCGCCGCAGCAGCGAGCGATCCGCTTGCGACCGGTGGTTCTGCCACGAAGGCCTCGGCGAAATTAGCGGGTGCTGCTGCGCGGGGCGGGGCATAGGTGTCCAGACCCACTTCCGCCTGACGCGGAGCAGCGGCGCCGACCGACGGCAGTTCGCCACCGCTGGCTGGAATGCTCATCCGCTCGGCGTCGAGCGCGGCAAGCGGGGGAGGTGGCGGGACGAGCGACGGCTGCGTCGCTTCGGCTGCCAGTTGCGGGGCGTCGGGATAATTGACCAAGGCCAGATGCACAGGCTGACCGGCATCGCGCACGTTGGCCGGCGCGCCGAGCAGGCTGGCCACGCGGAGCTGGTAGGCTTCGGAATGGGTCATCTGCGCCCACTCTTCCATCCGGTCGCCCACTTCGTGCGCGGGCACGTCCTGCGCTACCATCATCCGTGCCTCGCGCCAGCGGCCTGCGACGGCATAGGCATAGGCAAGGTTCTGGCGCGATTTGACGGTGTTGTCACCGCCACGGATCGCATTGGTGAGAATGTGGATGCCGCGCTCCGGCTGTCCGGCCAGCGCGAGCGCGAGGCCGAGATCGGAAGCAGCGATTTCGCCTTCCCAGTCGGACAGCAACGAGGAGGCTTCGGCGTAACGCGCCTGCCCGGTGAGCGCCAGCGCGAGGCTGAGCGCGGCACGGGGGCTATTGTCACCGAGCGCCATCGCGTCCTCGAAACTGGTCGAGGCGGAAGCGAAGCGTCCGGCTTCAAGATAGGCATTGCCCAGCATCATGCGGTGGGCAGCATTGCGCGGATCGGCCTGAACGGCAGCTTCCGCCGCCTGCACCGCCGCACCATGTTGGCCCGTTGCCAGAGCCTGCTGCGCCTGTGCCGCTGAAAC includes the following:
- a CDS encoding aspartate carbamoyltransferase catalytic subunit; this translates as MTSPLPNPPSSRFPAGGRAFPHRNLIAIGPLERHEILYLLAEAEQYVAFNRQTSKHSEKLAGLTIINAFFENSTRTLLSFEIAGKRLGADVVNMHAAQSSVKKGETLIDTAMTLNAMRADAIVIRHGSSGAVGLIAGKVDCPVLNAGDGQHEHPTQALLDALTLRMKLRERGHDAEDFTGLVVTICGDVLHSRVARSNILCLQALGATVRVCAPPSLMPQGVERMGVEAHHRFDDALAGADVVMMLRLQNERMDGQFIPSPREYRHLYGLTRERLALAAPDAFVMHPGPMNRGVEIDSDVADLPGRSIITAQVEMGVAIRMACLDVLTRKARGVPGWGEGEWA
- a CDS encoding amidohydrolase family protein, giving the protein MKQLRPLTITNGRVVTPSGVVEGAVRCEGGLIVSLGDGGWYDGDEVIDAKGKIVAPGLVDLGVFAIDKPAFHFGGITRAALMPDQSPPLDHPARVRFAAQSGKPDFWVHPLAAATPGLAGAHLAEIALMRDAGARAVATGRCWIGDSGVMLRLLQYAAMLDMVVVTHSEDAGLAGHAVATAGEMATRLGLPSAPIEAETLAVARDIALAEASGARLHLRQVTTRGGLALVRSAKARGVAVTAGVTPAHFMLSDLALADFRTFARLSPPLRCEDDRQAVIEAIADGTIDVIASGHDPRGPEDKNLPFADAAPGMAGAETLLAMTLTLVRDEVIELPRMFDLLAHNPARLLGVNAGALAEGMEADIAIIDPEAPWVVDSRRMEAQAGNTPFDGQPTQGRVRGLFKGGVRVGK
- a CDS encoding SDR family oxidoreductase, whose product is MLANSFAGKTVLVTGAASGIGAACARALAAAGAAKLVLVDLNVDALAALDLPCEVAMQAGDVADEALWDRIEASESVLHAAVLNAGISGEAAPVVKMAFADWRKVMSVNLDGAFLSLRTAMRLAGEGSAIVLTASVTALKAEKGIAAYAASKAAVMQLTKVAAKEGVSRGIRVNAIAPGGVDTAIWDGVPFFDDLVAQHQGDRAAAIAAMAAQATPLGRFASADEVAAQVLFLLSDAAATITGTTLVSDGGFSL
- a CDS encoding CPBP family intramembrane metalloprotease, producing MEDQDLRAHWRIVLATFAGLAVTQFTADLAKLVPLPQSLDSIAYLRSGISYLFDIALMVLLLRMLGGVSFARQWTATGLGQPARPALLMGLCLFVPLVLSGLVLGRLSDEESPSSLLFLGLIAPFAEEVTYRGLAAGGLMLLAGWRFWPAALSPAILFGLIHLSQGEGLVEIASVVAITAVGGLFFAWLYVRFGNNLWPAVVMHVGINSLWNLFDLGDNAIGSAIGNVLRVATVLGALAFAIWGQPWLERVSATRKTSHEFVPLEPKG
- a CDS encoding SPOR domain-containing protein; protein product: MNAMQKRNPMLGLGVTTAMAAIMLSGCATGSAPTAAVSAAQAQQALATGQHGAAVQAAEAAVQADPRNAAHRMMLGNAYLEAGRFASASTSFEDAMALGDNSPRAALSLALALTGQARYAEASSLLSDWEGEIAASDLGLALALAGQPERGIHILTNAIRGGDNTVKSRQNLAYAYAVAGRWREARMMVAQDVPAHEVGDRMEEWAQMTHSEAYQLRVASLLGAPANVRDAGQPVHLALVNYPDAPQLAAEATQPSLVPPPPPLAALDAERMSIPASGGELPSVGAAAPRQAEVGLDTYAPPRAAAPANFAEAFVAEPPVASGSLAAAATETLRMVSVPAAQPASALQPAAAAPAAPRASAASAPRGTVTAATPAIARPVLAAAPASGSSHLVQLGSFSSEASARRAWGIYQSRHAELADRELVITQAVVNGRNYWRVSAGGFDRNGSRDMCSRVQSSSADGCISWAANSPLPGAIDTGVRMARR